In one Fibrobacterota bacterium genomic region, the following are encoded:
- the rapA gene encoding RNA polymerase-associated protein RapA, which produces MDIRSEAKGKFVPGQRWISDSEPELGLGTVLEAGFRDVKIAFRASNVVRVYMHRNAPLRRVRLKAGDRARSNSGRVFVVKTVKEFGGLLVYHGDGETLKEQDLLDRMTFSDPDKRLLAGQAGKPREFALRYRTHLFRRDMLGSRVRGLVGARMELLDHQISIAYEVASRHDAKVLLADEVGLGKTIEAGLIFHRLFVTGQIGRVLVIAPSQLVHQWMVELYRRFNHMFTVIEEDLFRSEEKGDQSVNPFLNRQTMIAAVDFFSTSARRVKQAVEAGLDLLIVDEAHHLSWSTEKASPEYAAVEKLSNASKGVLLLTATPVQLGQSGHFGRLRLLDPRRFTDLDGYLAEAARYQDLAVAVDRILASESPAPEALEKLGATFPGDAALRSRLDAYANGQPGAKRALIDDLVDRHGTGRLMFRNRRSALGGFPKRVVHPVPLPDYPAHREWSKLMTTGTGAGPFADASSLRRFLNGAPAYNSHDLSGYAGDAAAFLQEVWRKDPRLAWLVGLLKELEEEKILLICSHKAVVFALQEILPTLTAAPFAAFHENLTMATRDKNAAYFAQPDGARLLICSEIGSEGRNFQFAHHLVLFDLPLDPSVLEQRIGRLDRIGQKSDIHIHMPFLKDTAHEVLYRWYEEGMDAFRHPVLGSDFFYDEQIGDVLAACRLVTQAEYGAGPGGGETADGAEAGKGDESGAAAVEELVRRTKTLATRVRETLEKGRDRLLEINSNRPELAQALIAEMRAEDEDSGLEEYLEEVFDHFGVDSETTEAKRGYFIFPGDRMEVDFFPNLPPTGVAVTYDRAQALAREDLAFLTLDHPMVRGAVDLVLGSNEGTVGFVEWREAPAKGFALEAIFVLEATAPGHLHLDRFLPPEPLRVMVDGQGEDISHLLPRLDASEVEQAPTGLLEEHHELFDKLVPNLLESAAERVNFRQANAKKEAHREAEKRLGAERDRLRSLMSINPAVTQPEVEQADRFLQEVLRHIATAELRLDAVRLVILGKMAL; this is translated from the coding sequence TTGGATATAAGGTCGGAAGCGAAGGGGAAATTCGTCCCGGGGCAACGTTGGATTAGCGATTCGGAGCCCGAACTCGGCTTGGGTACGGTGCTGGAAGCGGGCTTCCGCGACGTGAAGATCGCTTTCCGCGCGTCCAACGTGGTGCGCGTGTACATGCATCGTAATGCTCCCTTGCGGCGCGTGCGCCTGAAGGCGGGCGATCGGGCCCGTTCCAATTCGGGCCGGGTATTCGTGGTGAAGACGGTGAAGGAGTTCGGGGGCCTGTTGGTTTACCACGGGGACGGGGAGACGCTCAAGGAGCAGGATCTGCTCGACCGCATGACCTTCTCGGATCCGGATAAGCGCCTATTGGCCGGGCAAGCGGGGAAGCCGCGCGAATTCGCCCTCCGCTACCGCACCCACCTTTTCCGCAGGGATATGCTGGGATCGCGCGTGCGCGGCCTGGTGGGAGCGCGCATGGAACTGCTGGATCACCAGATTTCCATCGCTTACGAGGTCGCGTCCCGGCACGATGCCAAGGTGCTTTTGGCCGACGAGGTGGGTTTGGGTAAGACCATCGAAGCCGGCCTGATCTTCCATCGCTTGTTCGTGACCGGCCAGATCGGGCGCGTGCTGGTGATCGCCCCTTCGCAATTGGTTCACCAATGGATGGTAGAGCTTTACCGCCGCTTCAACCACATGTTCACGGTGATCGAGGAAGACCTGTTCCGCTCCGAGGAAAAGGGCGATCAAAGCGTGAATCCCTTCCTCAACCGGCAGACCATGATAGCGGCCGTGGACTTCTTCTCCACCTCGGCCCGGCGCGTGAAGCAGGCGGTCGAGGCCGGGCTGGACCTCCTGATCGTGGACGAGGCCCACCATCTTTCCTGGTCTACGGAAAAGGCGTCGCCCGAGTACGCCGCCGTCGAGAAGTTGTCCAATGCCAGCAAGGGAGTGCTATTGCTCACGGCCACCCCCGTGCAATTGGGCCAGAGCGGGCATTTCGGGCGCCTACGCCTGCTCGATCCGCGCCGCTTTACCGACCTGGACGGCTACCTCGCGGAAGCGGCCCGTTATCAGGATCTGGCCGTGGCGGTAGACCGCATCCTGGCCAGCGAGTCCCCGGCGCCGGAGGCTTTGGAAAAGCTGGGCGCGACCTTCCCGGGCGATGCGGCGCTACGGTCCCGCCTGGACGCATACGCGAACGGCCAACCCGGCGCCAAGCGCGCCCTCATCGACGATCTGGTCGATCGGCATGGCACCGGCCGCTTGATGTTCCGCAACCGTCGCTCGGCCTTGGGCGGCTTCCCCAAGCGCGTGGTCCACCCCGTCCCGCTCCCCGATTATCCCGCCCATCGCGAATGGTCCAAGCTCATGACCACGGGGACCGGCGCCGGGCCCTTCGCGGATGCATCCTCCCTGCGGCGCTTCCTCAATGGGGCGCCGGCCTACAATTCCCACGATCTTTCCGGCTATGCCGGCGATGCGGCGGCTTTTCTCCAGGAGGTCTGGCGCAAGGATCCCCGCTTGGCCTGGCTGGTGGGCCTTCTGAAGGAGTTGGAAGAGGAGAAAATCCTCCTTATCTGTTCCCATAAGGCGGTGGTTTTCGCGTTGCAGGAAATCCTCCCGACCCTGACGGCGGCGCCCTTCGCGGCTTTCCATGAGAATCTGACCATGGCCACGCGCGACAAGAACGCGGCCTATTTCGCGCAGCCGGACGGGGCGCGGTTGCTCATCTGCTCGGAGATCGGCAGTGAGGGGAGGAATTTCCAGTTCGCCCATCATCTCGTTCTCTTCGATCTGCCGCTGGATCCCAGCGTGCTGGAGCAGCGCATCGGCCGGCTAGACCGCATCGGGCAGAAAAGCGACATCCACATCCACATGCCGTTCCTGAAGGACACGGCGCACGAGGTCCTGTACCGTTGGTATGAGGAAGGCATGGACGCCTTCCGGCATCCCGTGCTGGGTTCGGATTTCTTTTATGACGAGCAAATCGGCGACGTACTCGCGGCCTGCCGCCTGGTGACGCAAGCAGAATACGGAGCGGGGCCCGGCGGCGGAGAAACGGCGGACGGCGCAGAGGCGGGCAAAGGGGACGAGAGCGGGGCGGCTGCGGTAGAAGAATTGGTTCGCCGCACCAAGACCCTCGCCACGCGCGTACGCGAGACCCTGGAAAAGGGGCGCGACCGGCTGTTGGAGATCAATTCCAACCGTCCCGAGCTGGCGCAGGCCCTTATCGCCGAGATGCGCGCCGAAGACGAGGACTCCGGCCTGGAGGAATACCTGGAAGAGGTATTCGATCATTTCGGGGTGGATTCCGAGACCACCGAAGCCAAGCGCGGGTATTTCATTTTCCCCGGCGATCGCATGGAGGTGGATTTCTTCCCCAATCTGCCGCCCACCGGCGTGGCGGTCACCTACGATCGCGCCCAGGCCCTGGCGCGCGAAGACTTGGCCTTCCTCACCTTGGATCATCCCATGGTGAGGGGAGCGGTGGATCTGGTGCTGGGAAGCAACGAAGGGACGGTCGGCTTCGTGGAATGGCGGGAAGCGCCTGCCAAGGGCTTCGCCTTGGAAGCCATCTTCGTGCTCGAAGCCACGGCTCCGGGCCATCTGCACCTCGATCGCTTCCTACCGCCCGAGCCCTTGCGGGTGATGGTGGACGGCCAAGGCGAGGACATCTCCCACTTGCTTCCGCGCCTGGATGCTTCCGAGGTCGAGCAGGCGCCGACCGGCTTGCTCGAGGAACATCATGAACTGTTCGACAAGCTGGTACCGAACCTGCTCGAGTCCGCGGCCGAACGCGTGAATTTCCGGCAGGCCAACGCCAAGAAAGAGGCCCATCGGGAGGCGGAGAAGCGTCTGGGGGCCGAGCGCGATCGCCTGCGCAGCCTCATGAGCATCAATCCGGCGGTAACGCAGCCCGAAGTGGAGCAAGCGGATCGCTTCCTCCAGGAAGTGCTGCGGCATATCGCGACCGCCGAGTTGCGGTTGGATGCGGTGCGCCTGGTTATCCTGGGGAAGATGGCCCTTTAG
- a CDS encoding NAD(P)H-binding protein, with protein MAVRNVFLTGGTGYMGSRLIPRLLARGHRVTACVRRGSEGKVPAGARALPLDPLDAAALKPALPGHDTWVQLIGTPHPAPWKGAQFRAVELRAAQTMADALPGSTIRHAIYLSVAQPAPTMKAYLAVRQEGEALLRATGIPCTFLRPWYVLGPGHRWPYALLPFYALLERIPATQAGALRLGLVTLEQMLTALLQAIESDPPPQPRIIDVPAIRRATLP; from the coding sequence ATGGCGGTTCGCAACGTGTTCCTCACCGGCGGAACGGGTTATATGGGCAGCCGCCTCATCCCGCGGTTATTGGCCCGCGGCCATCGCGTCACCGCCTGCGTGCGCCGCGGCTCCGAAGGCAAAGTCCCCGCCGGCGCCCGGGCGCTGCCCCTGGACCCCCTCGATGCCGCCGCGCTGAAGCCCGCCCTCCCCGGCCACGACACCTGGGTCCAACTGATAGGCACCCCGCATCCGGCCCCTTGGAAAGGCGCCCAATTCCGCGCCGTCGAACTCCGCGCCGCCCAGACCATGGCCGACGCCCTCCCCGGCTCCACCATCCGCCACGCCATCTACCTGAGCGTGGCCCAGCCCGCCCCCACCATGAAAGCCTACCTGGCCGTCCGCCAGGAAGGCGAAGCCCTCCTACGCGCTACCGGCATCCCCTGCACCTTCCTTCGGCCCTGGTACGTGCTTGGCCCCGGCCATCGCTGGCCCTACGCTTTGCTCCCCTTCTACGCCCTGCTGGAGCGCATTCCCGCCACGCAGGCCGGCGCGCTGCGCCTTGGCCTGGTGACCCTGGAGCAAATGCTAACGGCCCTCCTCCAAGCCATCGAGTCCGACCCGCCACCCCAACCGCGCATCATCGACGTCCCCGCCATCCGAAGGGCTACCCTACCCTAA
- a CDS encoding TetR/AcrR family transcriptional regulator — protein MRTRDPRKESLLRSKAMAMVVKDGFKGFSMQKLAKAARVSPATIYIYWKDRDDLLLQLYVEVFAKMMETTMRDFHPGMPFHEGLKHQWNNRARWFLDHPIEAAFMEQVRFSPLHDRAQAALGPSYAEAMKAFVRGAIARKELIKVPVEVYWSVAFAPLYQLIKFHQHGKGMPGSGPFVLDDKLMHLTLDLVLKALKP, from the coding sequence ATGCGCACCCGCGACCCCCGGAAGGAAAGCCTTCTCCGCAGCAAGGCCATGGCCATGGTCGTGAAAGACGGCTTCAAGGGCTTCAGCATGCAGAAGCTCGCCAAGGCCGCCCGGGTCTCCCCCGCCACCATCTATATCTATTGGAAGGATAGGGACGATCTCCTCCTCCAGCTCTACGTGGAAGTCTTCGCCAAGATGATGGAAACCACCATGAGGGACTTCCATCCCGGCATGCCCTTCCACGAGGGATTGAAACACCAATGGAACAACCGGGCCCGCTGGTTCCTCGACCACCCCATTGAGGCGGCCTTCATGGAACAAGTGCGCTTCTCCCCTTTGCATGACCGCGCCCAGGCCGCGCTGGGGCCCAGCTATGCCGAGGCTATGAAGGCCTTCGTGCGAGGCGCGATCGCCCGCAAGGAACTCATTAAGGTTCCCGTCGAGGTATATTGGTCGGTTGCCTTCGCGCCTTTGTACCAACTCATCAAATTCCATCAGCACGGGAAGGGCATGCCCGGCTCCGGGCCCTTCGTCCTCGACGACAAGCTGATGCACCTGACCCTTGATCTCGTTTTGAAAGCCCTGAAACCCTGA
- a CDS encoding MFS transporter — protein MNAPAQPHVFTSYQKFVIAMLAFLQFSVILDFMIMSPLGALLMPALSISPRQFGLAVSAYAFAAGISGILAAGFADKFDRKKLLLFFYTGFMLGTFFCGIAPTYHLLLMARIVTGVFGGVIGSIGMAIIADIFPLQVRGRVMGFVQAAFGASQVMGLPIGLWLGNHFGWHAPFIMIVGVSGCVGLVIFAKMQPITAHIKAQTTRNPLLHLFKTVKQGRYLQAFLATMFLATGGFMLMPFASAFSVNNLKIDLDHLPWVYFATGISAFLVGPLLGKLSDKIGKYRLFCLGSSATIATVLIFTRLGETPLAWVIVINMVLFAAINARMISSQALVSGVPDLPDRGAFMAVNNSVAQLSGGVAAAVAGLIVVQRPGQPLERYEVLGWVVSAATIITIALMYPIHKMVMAKLAKGGSGMGPGAMPSGAPGTGKPAEAPAAH, from the coding sequence ATGAACGCTCCCGCCCAACCCCATGTTTTCACCTCGTATCAGAAGTTCGTGATCGCCATGCTGGCCTTCCTGCAGTTCAGCGTCATCCTCGACTTCATGATCATGAGCCCCTTGGGAGCCCTGCTGATGCCGGCGCTCTCCATCTCCCCGCGCCAATTCGGGCTGGCCGTATCCGCCTACGCTTTCGCCGCGGGCATCTCGGGAATCCTGGCGGCCGGCTTCGCGGATAAATTCGATCGCAAGAAGCTACTGCTCTTCTTCTATACGGGCTTCATGTTGGGAACCTTCTTTTGCGGCATCGCGCCAACCTACCATCTCCTCTTGATGGCCCGTATCGTCACCGGCGTGTTCGGCGGCGTCATCGGATCCATCGGCATGGCCATCATCGCCGACATCTTCCCTTTGCAGGTGCGCGGGCGCGTGATGGGCTTCGTGCAGGCCGCCTTCGGCGCCAGCCAGGTGATGGGCCTTCCCATCGGCCTCTGGCTGGGAAACCACTTCGGATGGCACGCGCCCTTCATCATGATCGTCGGCGTAAGCGGTTGCGTTGGTCTCGTCATTTTCGCCAAGATGCAGCCCATCACGGCCCACATCAAGGCGCAGACCACGCGCAATCCACTATTGCATCTTTTCAAGACGGTCAAGCAGGGCCGCTACCTGCAGGCTTTCCTGGCCACCATGTTCCTGGCCACCGGCGGATTCATGCTCATGCCCTTCGCCAGCGCCTTCAGCGTAAACAACCTCAAGATCGATCTGGATCACCTTCCCTGGGTCTACTTCGCCACCGGCATATCCGCCTTCCTCGTCGGCCCCTTGCTGGGCAAATTGAGCGACAAGATCGGCAAGTACCGTCTGTTTTGCCTGGGCTCTTCCGCCACCATCGCCACGGTCCTGATCTTCACCCGCCTGGGGGAAACCCCGCTGGCATGGGTCATCGTCATCAACATGGTCCTGTTCGCGGCCATCAACGCCCGCATGATTTCCAGCCAGGCCCTGGTCTCGGGCGTGCCGGATCTTCCCGATCGCGGCGCCTTCATGGCCGTAAACAATTCCGTCGCCCAGCTTTCCGGAGGAGTGGCGGCCGCGGTGGCGGGCCTCATCGTGGTGCAACGTCCCGGACAGCCCCTGGAACGCTACGAAGTACTGGGTTGGGTGGTTTCGGCCGCCACCATAATCACCATCGCCCTCATGTACCCCATCCATAAGATGGTAATGGCCAAGCTGGCCAAGGGCGGATCGGGAATGGGGCCCGGGGCGATGCCCTCGGGAGCGCCGGGAACAGGCAAACCTGCCGAAGCTCCCGCGGCCCACTGA
- a CDS encoding glycoside hydrolase family 16 protein, with translation MPNTLRAAAFALALAITAPAETIKQDFNSLDELNAFWDISTWGDDTRVHSAQNVSVAGGILTLKLSASPPGTKPVCAEIASKRSDFRYGSYRASIRTSHVPGGVVGWFVYRDSPLNEIDVEMLTKDNRDLHFTLHHIQTDVDYKLVRLDFDPAADFHEYRFDWHPGSVDYFVDGKPAGSLTKQVPDQEAAMMLNHWSGNIAGWGGPAPTQDMYMDVDWVAYSSDFPAAAVLPPRPSASASRVFARGAANPLVLLIMDGGPPRLRAIDAAGRSRRLVVSP, from the coding sequence ATGCCCAATACCCTGCGCGCCGCCGCTTTCGCGCTGGCCCTCGCCATCACCGCCCCGGCCGAAACCATTAAACAGGACTTCAACAGCCTGGACGAGCTCAATGCCTTTTGGGACATCTCGACCTGGGGCGATGATACCCGCGTGCATTCGGCGCAGAACGTCTCCGTGGCCGGGGGCATCCTTACCCTCAAACTGAGCGCCTCGCCGCCCGGGACCAAGCCGGTCTGCGCCGAGATCGCCTCCAAAAGATCCGACTTCCGCTACGGCAGCTACCGCGCGTCGATCCGTACCTCGCATGTGCCGGGGGGCGTGGTAGGATGGTTCGTATACCGGGATTCGCCGCTCAACGAAATCGACGTGGAGATGCTGACCAAGGACAACCGCGACCTGCACTTCACCTTGCATCATATCCAGACCGACGTCGACTACAAGTTGGTGAGACTGGATTTCGATCCCGCCGCCGATTTCCACGAATACCGTTTCGATTGGCACCCCGGCAGCGTGGATTACTTCGTGGACGGGAAGCCGGCCGGTTCGCTGACCAAGCAGGTGCCGGACCAGGAGGCCGCCATGATGCTGAACCATTGGAGCGGCAACATCGCGGGCTGGGGCGGGCCGGCGCCGACCCAGGACATGTACATGGACGTCGATTGGGTGGCCTATAGCAGCGATTTCCCTGCCGCCGCCGTACTGCCGCCCAGGCCCTCCGCCTCGGCCTCCCGCGTCTTCGCGCGGGGCGCGGCCAATCCGTTGGTCCTCCTGATTATGGACGGCGGTCCCCCGCGCCTGCGGGCCATCGATGCTGCCGGCCGATCCCGGCGTTTGGTCGTCTCCCCCTAG